In one window of Oncorhynchus gorbuscha isolate QuinsamMale2020 ecotype Even-year linkage group LG23, OgorEven_v1.0, whole genome shotgun sequence DNA:
- the LOC124010915 gene encoding dTDP-D-glucose 4,6-dehydratase-like isoform X2 → MDFVKTVLVTGGAGFIGSHFVCSLVNKHPDWRIINFDNLDYCSNLRNLESVEENENYTFIRGDICNPCLLKHMFATENIDVVFHFAAQTHVETSFLWPSRYHMVNVEGTRMLLKAAFEAMVEKFIYISTDEVYGESLYKELDETSPRRPNNPYSVSKSAAECLVLSYRERHKFPVIITRSNNVYGPRQYLEKVIPKFVSFLQLNKKCTIQGTSPQSRHFLYVDDAIEAFHTILERGTVGETYNIGADFEISIIQLARELIKMIRHVPDAELDDWLEFVPDRPVVDLRYPVNCEKLWRLGWKPAVSWAEGIRRTVKWYQENPDFWPDVTRRPTNYL, encoded by the exons ATGGACTTTGTCAAAACGGTCCTGGTGACTGGAGGGGCAGGTTTCAT TGGGTCCCATTTTGTCTGCTCCCTAGTCAACAAGCACCCAGATTGGCGTATCATCaactttgacaat CTGGACTACTGTTCTAATCTCAGGAACCTGGAGTCTGTAGAGGAGAATGAGAACTACACCTTTATCAGG GGGGATATATGCAATCCATGCTTGTTAAAACATATGTTTGCCACAGAAAACATCGATGTCGTCTTTCACTTTGCGGCTCAAACACATGTTG AGACATCCTTCTTATGGCCGTCCAGATACCACATGGTGAACGTGGAGGGGACAAGGATGCTACTGAAAGCAGCTTTtgaggccatggtggagaagtttATTTACATTAGTACAGATGAGGTGTATGGAGAGAGTCTGTATAAG GAATTAGATGAAACCAGCCCAAGAAGACCCAACAACCCATACTCTGTGTCTAAATCAGCTGCTGAGTGTCTTGTATTGTCCTACAGGGAGAGACACAAG tTTCCTGTTATAATAACAAGGAGCAATAATGTGTATGGACCCAGACAGTACTTGGAGAAG GTCATTCCAAAATTTGTGTCCTTCCTTCAGCTGAACAAAAAATG TACCATCCAAGGGACCAGCCCTCAATCTCGCCACTTCCTGTACGTGGATGATGCCATTGAAGCATTCCACACCATCCTGGAGAGGGGGACGGTGGGAGAAACCTACAACATCGGGGCCGACTTCGAAATATccatcattcaactagccagagaacttatcaagatg ATCAGGCATGTACCTGATGCAGAACTGGACGACTGGCTGGAGTTTGTGCCTGACCG GCCAGTGGTTGACCTGAGGTACCCTGTGAACTGTGAGAAGCTGTGGAGGCTGGGCTGGAAGCCTGCAGTGTCATGGGCAGAGGGCATCAGAAGGACAG TCAAATGGTACCAAGAGAATCCAGACTTCTGGCCAGATGTCACCAGAAGACCAACCAATTACCTTTGA
- the LOC124010915 gene encoding dTDP-D-glucose 4,6-dehydratase-like isoform X1 → MDFVKTVLVTGGAGFIGSHFVCSLVNKHPDWRIINFDNLDYCSNLRNLESVEENENYTFIRGDICNPCLLKHMFATENIDVVFHFAAQTHVETSFLWPSRYHMVNVEGTRMLLKAAFEAMVEKFIYISTDEVYGESLYKELDETSPRRPNNPYSVSKSAAECLVLSYRERHKFPVIITRSNNVYGPRQYLEKVIPKFVSFLQLNKKCTIQGTSPQSRHFLYVDDAIEAFHTILERGTVGETYNIGADFEISIIQLARELIKMIRHVPDAELDDWLEFVPDRPVVDLRYPVNCEKLWRLGWKPAVSWAEGIRRTVFSPFVSVKWYQENPDFWPDVTRRPTNYL, encoded by the exons ATGGACTTTGTCAAAACGGTCCTGGTGACTGGAGGGGCAGGTTTCAT TGGGTCCCATTTTGTCTGCTCCCTAGTCAACAAGCACCCAGATTGGCGTATCATCaactttgacaat CTGGACTACTGTTCTAATCTCAGGAACCTGGAGTCTGTAGAGGAGAATGAGAACTACACCTTTATCAGG GGGGATATATGCAATCCATGCTTGTTAAAACATATGTTTGCCACAGAAAACATCGATGTCGTCTTTCACTTTGCGGCTCAAACACATGTTG AGACATCCTTCTTATGGCCGTCCAGATACCACATGGTGAACGTGGAGGGGACAAGGATGCTACTGAAAGCAGCTTTtgaggccatggtggagaagtttATTTACATTAGTACAGATGAGGTGTATGGAGAGAGTCTGTATAAG GAATTAGATGAAACCAGCCCAAGAAGACCCAACAACCCATACTCTGTGTCTAAATCAGCTGCTGAGTGTCTTGTATTGTCCTACAGGGAGAGACACAAG tTTCCTGTTATAATAACAAGGAGCAATAATGTGTATGGACCCAGACAGTACTTGGAGAAG GTCATTCCAAAATTTGTGTCCTTCCTTCAGCTGAACAAAAAATG TACCATCCAAGGGACCAGCCCTCAATCTCGCCACTTCCTGTACGTGGATGATGCCATTGAAGCATTCCACACCATCCTGGAGAGGGGGACGGTGGGAGAAACCTACAACATCGGGGCCGACTTCGAAATATccatcattcaactagccagagaacttatcaagatg ATCAGGCATGTACCTGATGCAGAACTGGACGACTGGCTGGAGTTTGTGCCTGACCG GCCAGTGGTTGACCTGAGGTACCCTGTGAACTGTGAGAAGCTGTGGAGGCTGGGCTGGAAGCCTGCAGTGTCATGGGCAGAGGGCATCAGAAGGACAG TGTTCTCTCCATTTGTTTCAGTCAAATGGTACCAAGAGAATCCAGACTTCTGGCCAGATGTCACCAGAAGACCAACCAATTACCTTTGA